A section of the Candidatus Babeliales bacterium genome encodes:
- a CDS encoding ankyrin repeat domain-containing protein, protein MGKLFIVCFIVCANVAACASAPTATLENELRKAFREDGVGALATVQKLFKEAGIDVNAAGPTPEMIAVADHLILIVEELLSLKKPDGSLAVNINQSNADGITPLLAACEIGLYEMIEKLLAVPGIDINQANNNGETPLLVACKRSPYAVSALLAVPGIDVNKADNNGETPLLAVCKNNVGGWFGMKTISVLLKKGATNKANKKGETPLEITKGNFVHDLLEAYLVTGSTANMIRQLVLEEDSEWV, encoded by the coding sequence ATGGGAAAATTATTTATAGTGTGCTTTATTGTTTGTGCCAATGTTGCCGCTTGTGCGAGTGCTCCGACAGCGACTTTAGAAAACGAATTGCGCAAGGCTTTTAGAGAAGACGGGGTTGGTGCACTTGCAACTGTACAAAAATTATTCAAAGAAGCTGGCATAGATGTTAATGCAGCTGGTCCTACTCCCGAGATGATAGCTGTAGCAGACCATCTTATTTTGATAGTGGAAGAGTTGTTAAGTCTTAAAAAACCCGATGGTTCGTTGGCTGTAAATATTAACCAATCAAATGCGGATGGAATTACACCATTATTAGCAGCTTGCGAAATTGGACTTTATGAAATGATAGAAAAATTACTTGCAGTTCCAGGCATAGACATCAACCAAGCAAATAATAACGGTGAAACGCCACTGCTGGTTGCTTGTAAAAGAAGTCCGTACGCTGTAAGCGCACTGCTTGCGGTGCCAGGCATAGATGTTAACAAAGCAGATAATAATGGCGAGACACCATTGTTAGCCGTTTGTAAAAATAATGTCGGAGGTTGGTTTGGTATGAAGACCATATCTGTTTTATTAAAAAAGGGTGCTACTAACAAAGCAAATAAAAAAGGTGAAACTCCGTTAGAGATAACCAAGGGTAATTTCGTCCATGATCTTTTAGAGGCTTATTTAGTTACGGGATCAACGGCCAATATGATCCGCCAGCTCGTTCTTGAAGAAGATTCTGAGTGGGTTTAA